A stretch of the Arachis stenosperma cultivar V10309 chromosome 6, arast.V10309.gnm1.PFL2, whole genome shotgun sequence genome encodes the following:
- the LOC130934091 gene encoding uncharacterized protein LOC130934091: MTANDAMQSDALIQGQCYVKNRFLTVLYDLGASHSFISLTVAQVILGLDWLSKYHVFLYCYERTTVIPSDSLDIKPFLSHTLYKNFVRVTLDGSDCEGYVLLAASLNDSELCLERIRVVKEFHDVFSDDIPEFPPQ, translated from the exons ATGACTGCTAATGATGCTATGCAATCAGACGCCCTGATCCAAGGTCAATGTTATGTCAAGAATCGATTTCTAACTGTACTGTATGACTTGGGTGCATCACattcctttatttctttaacTGTTGCTC aagttattcTAGGATTAGATTGGTTATCTAAGTATCATGTTTTCCTTTATTGCTATGAGAGAACTACTGTTATTCCATCTGATAGTTTAGATATTAAACCATTTCTGTCTCATACTTTATATAAGAATTTCGTAAGAGTTACCTTAGATGGGAGTGATTGTGAGGGGTACGTCCTGTTAGCGGCTAGCTTGAATGACAGTGAACTATGTTTAGAACGAATCCGAGTGGTGAAggaatttcatgatgttttctCGGATGACATACCTGAGTTTCCCCCTCAGTAA